A region from the Mya arenaria isolate MELC-2E11 chromosome 2, ASM2691426v1 genome encodes:
- the LOC128221410 gene encoding aquaporin-8-like translates to MADTELLLTNRTPEEPSLYDRAIRPALAEFVGVTLFVFVGCCALVSGDIVGAALGHGLTIALLIMGLGDISGGHFNPAVTLGVTLGGGLSAALLPAYWLAQLIGGILGAALARGTLPMGIYKRIGGGVHHLGKIPVDEEMMVLESVSPGWGMLIELVLTTVLVFTVLMVAVNSRTKTKLAPLAIGFAVVVDIMAGGMLTGASMNPARAFGPAVVASAVLDNAWTYHWIYWIGPLLGGTLAALIYKFLFASPSQRWVARSPSF, encoded by the exons ATGGCTGACACCGAATTACTTTTAACCAACCGGACACCGGAAGAGCCGAGTCTGTACGACCGTGCGATCCGCCCCGCACTCGCCGAGTTTGTGGGAGTGacactttttgtgtttgtggGATGTTGCGCCCTTGTTTCAGGCGATATTGTGGGAGCGGCCCTGGGGCATGGACTCACCATTGCGCTTTTAATCATGGGTCTCGGGGACATCAG TGGCGGTCACTTTAACCCTGCGGTGACGCTAGGGGTGACGCTAGGAGGGGGTCTTTCAGCAGCATTACTTCCGGCCTATTGGCTGGCGCAACTGATCGGTGGCATCCTGGGAGCGGCTCTGGCAAGG GGCACACTGCCGATGGGAATATACAAACGCATAGGAGGAGGCGTGCATCATTTGGGAAAGATCCCCGTAGATGAAGAAATGATGGTCCTCGAGTCTGTGTCACCCGGGTGGGGTATGCTGATCGAGCTCGTCCTGACCACAGTTCTCGTGTTCACCGTGCTTATGGTGGCCGTCAATTCGCGCACCAAAACCAAACTGGCGCCTCTCGCGATCGGGTTCGCAGTCGTCGTCGACATTATGGCAGG TGGAATGTTGACTGGAGCGTCTATGAATCCTGCGCGGGCGTTCGGACCAGCCGTAGTAGCCTCTGCTGTGCTAGATAACGCCTGGACATACCACTGGATCTACTGGATTGGACCGTTACTCGGGGGCACATTAGCAGCCTTAATATACAA GTTTCTGTTCGCCAGCCCCAGTCAGAGATGGGTGGCCAGAAGTCCATCGTTTTAG